tcatcacatCTATTCTATGACAACATTTTATATGTGTTGAATACATTATAGAAAACAACCAACATAAATGCATATACATGTATGTCATCTTAAATTTACTcatgagaaaagaaacagGCAAGACATAGTTCATAAACAAATGGTAATTCCATTATCGACCAATGAATATTACAACAATGAAAAAAGAGCAATAGTGTACCTGGTTGGTGCAAATTAGATAGACATGGAAAACCGTAAGCCCTCCGACAAACCAGACAGCTATGAAGCAATACACTATTAGAATTACTGATACGACATCTTGTGACATGGCCTTCCATAGATTGCCTTGTTGGTGAAGAAGATTGATCCACGAGAACACGAAAACGTATATGCAGAGTAAGGTTGAGGATGAAATAAACAAGATGAAAAATGGATAATTACGCTGCAAACACGAGAGTATGAAGAAATTAATTAAGTTTCTCTGTAATAATAATCTAAAGTTTTTcattttaacaatattaatcAACTGATTTAACATGGAAAATCAGTTGATTAACATGTTAGAATGTTAATCAACTGATTTTCCATGTTAGAATGATAATGGACTTCCTCCGAATCTAAACTATAGTAAGAGTTTTGTTTTTCAAGTGCAGTAACTTTCAACAAAGACTAAAGTGCAGTAACAAATGCGTTTTGTTATAGTTAGATAACCCAATATGCCATCCTAAATAAGATTATCTAGGGTCTCAAGCCTTAAGACACAAATTAAACACCTTCCCCTTACCTCGTGTCTTCCAATACCCTATTATTCCCGAAATTCATTCTCATGttaactttttatatttaaaaacatATTATTTTTAAGAGAGGTTGCAAATGGTTTTTACGGAAATGCAATAAGTACAATTAGTTTATACACAAGGACTTATACAATAGTAACACTAGACGTTGAAAAATGCATTAAGGAGTAGACACATAAAAGCTGATATTATACCTAGTTAGAATGTAATTTAAATGCACAAGatgaaaacttatatataataaaatgaaagtaattaagttgaaaacttatatatatagttggtaGTTGTAAGGCTAACTTACTAATCCAATACACTGACCAACCCATGGACAATGGTGATCAAACTTTTGAACACAATTGTTGCAGATGGAACAATGAGAAGCACGCGGTGGACGATATAAAAGACATGTATCACAAAACTTGACCTTTACAGTATGACCATTGACTTGTACATTCTTAATTCGAGGTAATTTCATACTAGAGCCTTTGTCATTGACCCACTCCATTGATGGGGTAGACTCGCAAGCCTCATCTGATTCTGGCGGTCTTGAACTCCTCGGAATTATACCAGGATCTCTACTGGATGTGAGGAAGAGAAAAGTAAAATCCTGCATAGTCATcgataaaaacaataaaacaagGGTAACAAGTAAGGAATAAAAAagataggaagaaagaattcaattcaatttacCAACCAAAATAGTGAGGAGGAGGCCCGCAACAAAAACAGGATAGTCATAATGGGGTTGATGTCCATTGATGGTTACAAGCATTCTGATGCAGAATGTAAGTGCAGGACATCCGATCAAAAAACTAGTTAGATAGAGGGAGGCGCCATCATGACCAAACACTAATCTTCCACCACATAAAAATTTCTGACAACAAACTCAAAAAATTCATCAAATCATCattgaaaaatatgaattgtgataagaagaatgaaaaaaaaaacatgaatgCATACATTGTTGCCCTTCCAAACCCGGTAGAGCCTTTCTTGTTGAGGCGCGAGAGGGTTGCcatgaaaggaagaagaatcaCAAACTTGGCTGGTTTTCCTGCTTAACATCGTCATCAAGCGAAATTAATAATAAatctttttcaaatttgatttcCTAAATGGAAGGAATTTGGGTTCCCAAACACCGCTGAAAGAATCAAACCAAACATATTTGGGTTGATGGGGTGTTTGGTGAGGGGGCGAAACCAATGATATGAGATCGATAACGCGCAGAGAAGAGATGGATGTTCAAATCACATCTCCATCATCCTCCTCCCCTCTCAgcgtctctctctttttttttccttataatctttttgtggtgtttttcctttttcttttgtttttgatacaaaataaaacaatCGTTGTGTAATGTGATTTGTATGCATGCAAACCCGTTATTGCGCAATTTGGcttcattcaataaaatttatgacTAATTTTGTCTTAACAAAAAATTGTAATGATTTATCGCTTGCtagccaaattttttttttttaatttttgccCCCACTACACTTTTTCTGTATCAACCACTCTTTTTGGAAAACCAATcgtattctttttcttctaaaaaaatctGCATGTATGAATTACTAGTATACTTTTATAACCTACAAACTTACCAATACATACAATTTTGCCTCATTAATTACCCAAACCAGGGAGCGTGCCTTTAATTCCCTTGGGGAACATCAatttaacaaacaaaaaacttgTGTCGTTAGTATATTTAAGAGTCAATTAATTATGCTAACTAACAATTTACAAAAATAGCCTTTTGGGGAACTGAAATATTACAAGAGTCATTGTCATTTTAACTGACTCTGGTTCACTCTACTACTCTTTCGTTCTCCATGCTTGATGAGACATTGTTGACAATTACAATTCCATACCTTCCTCTGTCATTAGTCTGTACCAAATATGCAAATATATGAGTATTGCTCAAGTAAAGGCTTATCATTATGCTCACATGAAATGTGTGCATTTATATATAGTGGTCTATTTCACATCCTAATATCATGAGATTAAATTGCATATAATGTTTTATACACAATAATTACCGTTTAACATTTTGACAACCCTTCATGGCAAACAAGTGCTACTGAGCCTCAATAGTAAATAAAGCTATTGAGATTCAGCAAAAATAGTGACATCATTTATGGATTTCCAAAGCTATTGAGGCTTAGTAGCATGCAACACTATTAAGATTCAACTGCAAATCAAGATACATAACCAAACCAAAATGAAACATAGCTTAGAGTTCTTCTCAAAACTAAAATGAAACGGGAATGAAATGCAAAGAAAGAAtgatactgtatatatgtgatGACATATCCATAATTTGATTGATAGTTGGTAACAGATTGTTTATACGGGTCGTTAACTTAAG
This genomic interval from Argentina anserina chromosome 1, drPotAnse1.1, whole genome shotgun sequence contains the following:
- the LOC126805001 gene encoding probable protein S-acyltransferase 1, whose translation is MTMLSRKTSQVCDSSSFHGNPLAPQQERLYRVWKGNNKFLCGGRLVFGHDGASLYLTSFLIGCPALTFCIRMLVTINGHQPHYDYPVFVAGLLLTILDFTFLFLTSSRDPGIIPRSSRPPESDEACESTPSMEWVNDKGSSMKLPRIKNVQVNGHTVKVKFCDTCLLYRPPRASHCSICNNCVQKFDHHCPWVGQCIGLRNYPFFILFISSSTLLCIYVFVFSWINLLHQQGNLWKAMSQDVVSVILIVYCFIAVWFVGGLTVFHVYLICTNQTTYENFRYRYDKNENPYTNGILGNLKEVFCSRIPTSMVDFRAWVLKDDDSVMGSIASESERGFIGSKQKFDIEMGNRFTKDGKMVVPSILQKLDYNGIDDNMRKKNLDGSDFNDDLKRRTSDQPFIFPIGQETQNSKGYSATRVNSASDERTR